The Achromobacter pestifer genome includes a region encoding these proteins:
- a CDS encoding amidase, with protein sequence MSTAERHDSSTLDATALGADIAQGAVTALVAMQQAVDRVAARNPSINAACGLQAEIGLRLAQSLDEELAGLSQEQRLAQLRKRPFLGVPTLLKDLGTAALGLPSAMGSVLYGQVEWNVDAEIVKRYRRAGLIPFGRTTSAELGLSPTTESPVYGPATQNPWKAGHSAGGSSGGAGAALASGMVRIAHGSDGGGSIRIPSSCCGVLGLKPSRGLMPLGPLKGEGWGGLATEHMMTLSVRDCAASLDISAGADVGAPYAAPTQPADSYRAVVARVAADPQSAARRRIAFVNTTYEGEAIHPEVAAAVDEAARLFASLGHELVPAAPPVGSEEVLSPMLPLIASAAANAIDAFVAARGRRLAADELQPTTLGAREYARAISGAQYVACVDTCHEITRRVGRFLERDGAHGYDLFLSPVLAQPPAPIGRYAMDNADYLAYRLGKKGVIGYSPFAPLANLTGMPAISIPFGMSSDGLPIGIQLMGPLGSEALLLELAAQVEALRPWALVAPMAR encoded by the coding sequence ATGAGCACCGCTGAACGCCATGATTCCTCCACCCTGGACGCGACGGCGCTGGGCGCCGATATCGCGCAGGGGGCCGTCACTGCGCTTGTTGCGATGCAGCAGGCGGTGGACCGGGTGGCGGCCCGCAATCCCTCGATCAACGCGGCCTGCGGCCTGCAGGCGGAAATCGGCCTGCGCCTGGCGCAGTCGCTGGACGAGGAACTGGCCGGCCTGTCGCAGGAACAGCGGCTGGCGCAGCTGCGCAAGCGTCCGTTCCTGGGCGTACCCACCTTGCTCAAGGACCTGGGCACCGCGGCGCTGGGCCTGCCCAGCGCCATGGGCTCGGTGCTGTATGGCCAGGTGGAATGGAACGTCGACGCCGAAATCGTCAAGCGCTACCGCCGCGCCGGCCTGATTCCGTTCGGCCGCACGACCAGCGCCGAATTGGGCCTGAGTCCCACTACCGAGTCGCCGGTCTACGGGCCGGCCACCCAGAATCCCTGGAAGGCCGGCCACAGCGCCGGCGGATCCAGCGGCGGCGCGGGCGCTGCGCTGGCCAGCGGCATGGTGCGCATCGCCCATGGCAGCGACGGCGGCGGGTCGATCCGCATTCCCTCGTCCTGCTGCGGCGTGCTCGGCCTGAAGCCCTCGCGCGGCCTGATGCCGCTGGGCCCGCTGAAGGGTGAAGGCTGGGGCGGCCTGGCCACCGAACACATGATGACCTTGTCGGTGCGCGACTGCGCCGCATCGCTGGATATCAGCGCCGGCGCCGACGTGGGCGCGCCTTATGCCGCGCCGACGCAGCCGGCGGATTCCTACCGCGCCGTGGTGGCGCGCGTCGCCGCCGATCCGCAGTCGGCCGCGCGGCGCCGCATCGCCTTCGTCAACACGACCTACGAGGGCGAGGCCATCCATCCCGAAGTGGCGGCCGCCGTGGACGAGGCCGCGCGCCTTTTCGCTTCGCTGGGCCATGAGCTGGTGCCTGCCGCGCCGCCGGTGGGGTCCGAGGAAGTGCTGTCGCCCATGCTGCCGCTGATCGCGAGCGCGGCGGCCAACGCCATCGACGCCTTCGTGGCCGCGCGCGGACGCCGCCTGGCCGCCGATGAACTGCAGCCGACCACGCTGGGCGCGCGCGAATACGCCCGCGCCATCTCCGGCGCGCAGTACGTGGCCTGCGTCGATACCTGCCACGAGATCACGCGCCGGGTCGGCCGTTTCCTGGAACGCGACGGCGCGCATGGCTACGACCTGTTCCTGAGCCCGGTGCTGGCGCAGCCGCCGGCGCCCATCGGCCGCTACGCCATGGACAACGCCGACTACCTGGCCTACCGTCTGGGCAAGAAGGGCGTCATCGGCTATTCGCCTTTTGCGCCCTTGGCCAACCTCACCGGCATGCCCGCCATCTCCATCCCCTTCGGCATGTCATCCGACGGCCTGCCCATCGGCATCCAGCTCATGGGACCGTTGGGCAGCGAGGCGCTGCTGTTGGAACTGGCGGCGCAGGTCGAGGCGCTGCGGCCCTGGGCCCTGGTGGCGCCGATGGCCAGATAG
- a CDS encoding phosphocholine-specific phospholipase C, which translates to MKEESSLSPSAIPSSPIERALAIAPDRRTGTLQDVRHVVILMQENRSFDHYFGTLPGVRGFADPHPAPTVAGNVLTQADGATQVRPYALQAEYASDAQVGYITPHTWDDAQRAWNDGRMDQWLPAKSRLGMGAYRGAEIPFQTALANAFTLCDAYHCSIHAGTNPNRLFLWTGTNDPQGLAGGPALVNTYDRLGPAGEGYAWTTYPERLQDAGVDWRIYQDMADNYHDNPLAGFRQYRRQHADGGADAPLRDRGLSTVTLDELARDVAQGTLPQVSWIIAPTADSEHPEVSSPARGGAYTERVLEILTRNPEVWSRCVFFVTYDENDCFFDHMPPPAPPARAADGQPGGLSTAELDGEYHDARHGPSAATRDDPTGLHGRGFGLGPRVPMLVVSPWSRGGWVNSQVFDHTSVIRFLEARFGVLEPNISAWRREIAGDLTSAFDFTADRGAHAEGRRQTCALPYALDVQGRMAADGGHYRLTLRNHGAAGAVLQVYDRHALEHAPRRYTVGAGARLDDGWRLHAGGAYDLWLLGPDGLHRQFRGDARDAGTLEAQAAPAATGLSLRLVNRGETPLPVKVESRMGDGWCAMAHVQADGSVELAYGGCQGWYDLEVSAPAMPAFGRRLAGRIDAGEPGLPDPRLEAGAALPLD; encoded by the coding sequence ATGAAAGAAGAATCGAGCCTGTCCCCTTCCGCCATCCCCTCCTCGCCCATCGAGCGCGCGTTAGCCATCGCGCCCGACCGCCGCACGGGCACGCTGCAGGACGTGCGGCACGTCGTGATCCTGATGCAGGAAAACCGGTCCTTCGACCATTATTTTGGTACCTTGCCCGGCGTGCGCGGGTTCGCGGATCCGCACCCCGCGCCCACAGTGGCCGGCAATGTGCTGACGCAGGCGGACGGCGCAACACAGGTTCGTCCCTATGCCTTGCAGGCGGAGTACGCCAGCGATGCGCAGGTGGGCTACATCACGCCGCACACCTGGGACGACGCGCAGCGCGCCTGGAACGACGGCCGCATGGACCAATGGCTGCCCGCCAAGAGCCGCCTGGGCATGGGCGCTTATCGCGGCGCGGAGATACCGTTCCAGACCGCGTTGGCAAACGCCTTCACGCTATGCGACGCCTATCACTGCTCGATCCATGCCGGCACCAATCCCAACCGCCTGTTCCTGTGGACCGGCACCAATGATCCGCAAGGTCTGGCCGGCGGCCCGGCCCTGGTCAACACCTACGATCGCCTGGGTCCCGCCGGCGAAGGCTACGCCTGGACCACCTATCCCGAACGCCTGCAAGATGCCGGCGTGGACTGGCGCATCTACCAGGACATGGCCGACAACTATCACGACAACCCGCTGGCCGGCTTCCGGCAGTACCGCCGGCAGCACGCGGACGGCGGCGCCGACGCCCCCTTGCGCGACCGCGGCCTGTCCACGGTCACGCTGGACGAGCTGGCCCGCGATGTCGCCCAGGGCACGCTGCCGCAGGTGTCGTGGATCATCGCGCCCACCGCCGACTCCGAGCACCCCGAGGTCTCCTCGCCCGCGCGGGGCGGCGCCTACACGGAACGCGTGCTGGAGATACTCACGCGCAATCCGGAGGTCTGGAGCCGCTGCGTATTTTTCGTCACCTATGACGAGAACGACTGCTTCTTCGACCACATGCCGCCGCCCGCGCCGCCCGCCCGCGCGGCCGACGGCCAGCCCGGCGGCCTGTCCACGGCCGAGCTGGATGGCGAGTACCACGACGCGCGCCACGGTCCCAGCGCCGCCACGCGGGACGACCCCACGGGCCTGCACGGCCGCGGATTCGGCCTGGGGCCGCGCGTGCCCATGCTGGTGGTTTCGCCCTGGAGCCGCGGCGGTTGGGTCAACTCGCAGGTATTCGACCACACGTCGGTGATCCGCTTCCTGGAGGCGCGCTTCGGCGTGCTTGAGCCCAATATCAGCGCCTGGCGGCGCGAGATCGCCGGCGATCTGACCTCGGCCTTCGACTTCACTGCCGACCGCGGCGCCCACGCCGAAGGCCGGCGCCAGACCTGCGCCCTGCCCTATGCGCTGGATGTCCAGGGCAGGATGGCTGCCGATGGCGGACATTATCGGCTGACCCTGCGCAACCACGGCGCCGCGGGCGCGGTGCTGCAGGTGTACGACCGTCACGCGCTGGAACACGCGCCGCGCCGCTACACCGTGGGCGCGGGCGCGCGGCTGGACGACGGCTGGCGCCTGCACGCCGGCGGCGCCTATGACCTGTGGCTGCTGGGCCCCGACGGCCTGCACCGGCAGTTCCGCGGCGATGCGCGCGATGCCGGCACGCTGGAGGCGCAAGCCGCGCCGGCGGCGACTGGCCTGAGCCTGCGCCTCGTCAATCGCGGCGAAACGCCGCTGCCGGTGAAAGTGGAGTCGCGCATGGGCGACGGTTGGTGCGCCATGGCGCACGTGCAGGCGGACGGCTCGGTGGAACTTGCCTATGGCGGCTGCCAGGGATGGTACGACCTGGAGGTCAGCGCGCCCGCCATGCCGGCCTTCGGCCGCAGGCTGGCGGGCCGCATCGACGCCGGGGAACCCGGCCTGCCGGACCCGCGGCTGGAAGCAGGGGCGGCGCTGCCCCTGGACTGA
- the rpiA gene encoding ribose-5-phosphate isomerase RpiA — protein sequence MLSQQELKQQAADAALEFVEQVAGPDAIIGVGTGSTADLFIDGLARFKGRIGGTVASSERSAARLAGHGLKVLDLNDITTMPIYVDGADEIDANLHMIKGGGGALTREKIVASVAERFICIADESKLVQTMGKFPLPVEVIPMARESVARALAALGGQPKLREGFVTDNGNIILDVSGLSITDALGLEAQVNNLAGVVTCGLFAIAGADVALLATQNGIRRLDRRA from the coding sequence ATGCTTTCCCAGCAAGAACTCAAGCAGCAAGCCGCCGACGCGGCCCTGGAATTCGTTGAACAGGTCGCCGGCCCGGACGCCATCATCGGCGTGGGCACGGGCTCCACGGCGGATCTCTTCATCGACGGCCTGGCCCGTTTCAAGGGCCGGATCGGCGGCACGGTGGCCAGCTCCGAGCGCAGCGCGGCCCGGCTTGCCGGACATGGGCTGAAGGTGCTGGACCTGAACGACATCACGACGATGCCGATCTACGTCGACGGCGCCGACGAGATCGACGCCAACCTGCACATGATCAAGGGCGGCGGCGGCGCGCTGACGCGCGAGAAGATCGTGGCCTCGGTGGCCGAGCGCTTCATCTGCATTGCAGACGAGTCCAAGCTGGTGCAGACCATGGGCAAGTTCCCGCTGCCGGTCGAAGTCATCCCCATGGCGCGCGAGTCCGTGGCGCGCGCCCTGGCGGCGCTGGGCGGCCAGCCCAAGCTGCGCGAGGGATTCGTCACCGATAACGGCAACATCATCCTGGACGTGTCCGGCCTGTCCATCACCGACGCGCTGGGCCTGGAAGCCCAGGTCAACAACCTGGCGGGCGTGGTGACCTGCGGCCTGTTCGCGATCGCGGGCGCCGACGTGGCCCTGCTGGCCACGCAGAACGGCATCCGCCGCCTGGACCGCCGCGCCTGA
- the rmuC gene encoding DNA recombination protein RmuC gives MNDIHLLWIAAGGAVLAFLAALLAWLRPPAPDARLDALLESLERTERALRSDIVEGQRGLRSEFADSTRALRVELSQSHGDLRAGLSRDAQAARAESAESLARFAAGFSEQLQGLIQINERRLMEVRATVDQRLQSLQTDNSAKLDEMRRTVDEKLHATLEQRLGESFKLVSDRLEAVHKGLGEMQALAAGVGDLKRVLTNVKSRGTWGEVQLARLIEDNMTPDQYASNIKPVPGSDAVVEFAIRLPGRGDGGEPVWLPIDAKFPKEEYERLMDAQEAADTEGVKSAGAALGRAVELQARLIAGKYVAPPHTTDFAIMFLPTESLYAEVLRRPGLLDKLHDLRINVAGPSNLAALLNSLQMGFRTLAIEQRSSEVWQVLRAVKTEFGKFGESLASVKKTLDTASNKIGQTEVRTRAMLKNLKAVEALPDADARLLLGAADEGDIGDEDEDQATGPN, from the coding sequence TTGAACGACATTCATCTGCTTTGGATCGCCGCGGGCGGCGCCGTTCTGGCCTTTCTGGCGGCCTTGCTGGCATGGCTGCGCCCGCCCGCGCCGGATGCCCGGCTCGACGCGCTGCTGGAAAGCCTGGAACGGACCGAGCGCGCGCTGCGCTCCGACATCGTGGAAGGTCAGCGCGGCCTGCGCAGCGAATTCGCGGACTCCACCCGCGCCCTGCGGGTGGAGCTGTCGCAGTCGCATGGCGATCTGCGCGCCGGGCTGTCGCGCGACGCCCAGGCCGCGCGCGCCGAGTCGGCGGAATCCCTGGCGCGCTTTGCCGCCGGCTTCTCCGAGCAGTTGCAGGGTCTTATCCAGATCAATGAACGGCGCTTGATGGAAGTGCGCGCCACGGTGGACCAGCGCCTGCAATCGTTGCAAACCGACAACAGCGCCAAGCTCGACGAGATGCGCCGCACCGTGGACGAAAAGCTCCACGCCACGCTGGAGCAGCGCCTGGGCGAGTCCTTCAAGCTGGTGTCGGACCGCCTGGAAGCCGTGCACAAGGGGCTGGGCGAAATGCAGGCGCTGGCGGCGGGGGTGGGCGACCTGAAGCGGGTGCTGACCAACGTCAAGTCGCGCGGTACCTGGGGCGAAGTGCAACTGGCCAGGCTGATCGAAGACAACATGACGCCGGACCAGTACGCCAGCAACATCAAGCCCGTGCCGGGCAGCGATGCGGTGGTGGAATTCGCCATCCGCCTGCCGGGGCGCGGCGATGGCGGCGAACCCGTCTGGCTGCCGATCGACGCCAAGTTTCCCAAGGAAGAATACGAGCGTCTCATGGACGCGCAGGAAGCCGCCGACACCGAAGGCGTGAAGAGCGCCGGGGCCGCGCTGGGCCGGGCGGTCGAGCTGCAGGCGCGCCTGATCGCGGGCAAGTACGTGGCGCCGCCGCACACCACCGACTTCGCCATCATGTTCCTGCCCACCGAAAGCCTGTACGCCGAGGTGCTGCGCCGCCCGGGCCTGCTGGACAAACTGCATGACCTGCGCATCAACGTGGCGGGTCCCAGCAACCTGGCGGCGCTGCTCAACAGCCTGCAGATGGGTTTCCGCACGCTGGCGATCGAGCAGCGCTCGTCCGAGGTCTGGCAGGTGCTGCGCGCGGTCAAGACGGAGTTCGGCAAGTTCGGCGAATCGCTGGCCAGCGTCAAGAAGACCCTGGACACCGCCAGCAACAAGATCGGCCAGACGGAAGTGCGCACCCGCGCCATGCTCAAGAACCTGAAAGCCGTCGAGGCGCTGCCCGACGCCGACGCCCGGCTCCTGCTGGGCGCGGCGGATGAGGGCGACATCGGGGACGAGGACGAAGACCAGGCCACAGGCCCGAACTGA
- a CDS encoding isovaleryl-CoA dehydrogenase, whose protein sequence is MSSFATHTVSNQVPPLEDYSLYETDPALREAVRREGAQAWAADLAAHGAWLGRAQTLEAGAQANRCPPRLISYDRGGHRIDRVEFHPSWNLLMGGIMARGLHSRAWAQPEPGAQVARAAAYLMQGQVEAGSLCPTTMTFAAVPLLQREPAGVVDFGGQWLNALYSRDFDGADAPLAAKRSALIGMGLTEKQGGSDLRAVTTRATPVGAAGRGRAYLLVGHKWFFSVPQADAHLVLAQTDEGLSCFFVPRWIPDGPRNAVRVRRLKDKLGNRSNASAEVEFEDAWGVMVGEPGRGLVVLLEMAATTRLDCVLGSAALLRQALVQSAHHARHRHAFGKPLIEQPLMRNVLADLALESEAAMALGLRLARAVDERGDASARALVRVGTPAAKLWVCKRAIAAVAECMEVWGGNGYVDDGPMPRLYRETPVNSIWEGSGNVMALDVLRALQREAEALPALEREFAQAAGRYQDFDDALARWRALLADGAQAEFQARRIAAGLARLWQAALLIQHAPVPVAQAFVASRLHAGGGVFGELAAGVDAQAILARAWPAAAC, encoded by the coding sequence ATGTCATCGTTCGCGACGCACACCGTATCCAACCAGGTTCCGCCCCTGGAGGACTACTCCTTGTACGAGACCGACCCGGCCTTGCGCGAGGCGGTGCGGCGCGAAGGCGCGCAAGCCTGGGCGGCTGACCTGGCGGCACATGGCGCCTGGCTGGGCCGGGCGCAGACGCTGGAAGCCGGCGCGCAGGCCAACCGCTGCCCGCCACGCCTGATCAGCTACGACCGCGGCGGCCATCGCATCGACCGCGTCGAATTCCACCCCTCCTGGAATCTGCTGATGGGCGGCATCATGGCGCGCGGCCTGCACAGCCGCGCCTGGGCGCAGCCCGAGCCGGGCGCGCAGGTGGCGCGGGCCGCGGCCTATCTCATGCAGGGCCAGGTCGAGGCGGGCAGCCTGTGTCCCACCACCATGACATTTGCCGCGGTGCCGCTGTTGCAGCGCGAACCGGCAGGCGTCGTGGACTTCGGCGGGCAGTGGCTGAATGCCTTGTATTCACGGGATTTCGACGGCGCCGACGCGCCGCTGGCCGCCAAGCGTTCGGCCCTGATAGGCATGGGCCTGACCGAAAAACAGGGCGGCTCGGACCTGCGCGCCGTCACCACGCGCGCCACGCCCGTGGGCGCGGCTGGCAGGGGACGCGCCTATCTGCTGGTGGGCCACAAATGGTTCTTCTCGGTGCCGCAAGCCGACGCGCACCTGGTGCTGGCCCAGACCGACGAAGGGCTCAGTTGCTTTTTCGTGCCGCGCTGGATACCGGATGGGCCGCGCAATGCCGTGCGCGTGCGCCGGCTGAAGGACAAGCTCGGCAATCGCAGCAATGCCAGCGCCGAGGTCGAGTTCGAGGATGCCTGGGGCGTCATGGTGGGCGAACCGGGCCGCGGCCTGGTGGTGCTGCTGGAGATGGCCGCCACCACCCGGCTGGATTGCGTGCTGGGCAGCGCGGCGCTGCTGCGGCAGGCGCTGGTGCAGTCGGCCCATCATGCGCGCCACCGCCACGCCTTCGGCAAGCCCTTGATCGAACAGCCGCTGATGCGCAACGTGCTGGCCGATCTGGCGCTTGAAAGCGAGGCGGCCATGGCGCTGGGACTGCGGCTGGCGCGCGCCGTGGACGAGCGCGGCGATGCCAGCGCGCGCGCCCTGGTCCGCGTGGGCACGCCGGCCGCCAAGCTCTGGGTCTGCAAGCGCGCCATCGCCGCGGTGGCTGAGTGCATGGAAGTCTGGGGTGGCAACGGCTACGTGGACGACGGCCCGATGCCCAGGCTTTACCGCGAAACCCCGGTCAATTCCATCTGGGAAGGCTCCGGCAATGTGATGGCGCTGGACGTGTTGCGGGCCTTGCAGCGCGAGGCCGAGGCGCTGCCCGCGCTGGAGCGCGAGTTCGCGCAGGCGGCGGGCCGCTACCAGGACTTCGACGACGCGCTGGCGCGTTGGCGGGCCTTGCTGGCCGACGGCGCCCAGGCCGAGTTCCAGGCGCGCCGCATTGCCGCCGGCCTGGCACGGTTGTGGCAGGCCGCCTTGCTGATCCAGCATGCGCCCGTGCCGGTGGCGCAGGCTTTTGTCGCCAGCCGCCTGCACGCGGGCGGCGGCGTATTCGGCGAACTGGCGGCGGGTGTGGATGCGCAGGCCATCCTGGCGCGGGCGTGGCCTGCCGCCGCATGCTAA
- the phoU gene encoding phosphate signaling complex protein PhoU — protein sequence MSEHTNKQFDADLESVRSQFLQMGGLVEAMIQEAIDALASGDMSLVEKVREREKEVNRHEVEIDESISRILARHQPTAIDLRMLMAVSKMLTDMERSGDEAEKVATVARRIHEAELRHIPVIELRHMAANVRTMLHQALDAFARLDPIQAAAVVRSDKEVDKEWKGALRHLITYMIEDPRTISRAIDMIFIARALERIGDHAKNMSERVIYMVKGADVRHTGVKNTERLARGEEDTEE from the coding sequence ATGTCGGAGCATACAAACAAGCAGTTCGATGCGGACCTCGAAAGCGTCCGTTCGCAGTTCCTGCAAATGGGCGGCTTGGTGGAAGCCATGATCCAGGAGGCCATCGACGCGCTCGCCAGCGGCGACATGTCGCTGGTGGAAAAAGTTCGCGAGCGGGAAAAGGAAGTCAACCGCCACGAAGTCGAAATCGACGAAAGCATCAGCCGCATCCTGGCGCGCCACCAGCCCACCGCCATCGACCTGCGCATGCTGATGGCCGTGTCCAAGATGCTGACCGACATGGAGCGTTCCGGCGATGAAGCCGAGAAGGTCGCCACCGTCGCGCGCCGCATCCACGAAGCCGAACTGCGCCACATCCCGGTGATCGAGCTGCGCCACATGGCCGCCAATGTGCGCACCATGCTGCATCAGGCGCTGGACGCGTTCGCCCGCCTCGATCCCATCCAGGCCGCCGCCGTGGTGCGCAGCGACAAGGAAGTGGACAAGGAATGGAAGGGTGCGCTGCGCCACCTGATCACCTACATGATCGAAGACCCGCGCACCATTTCGCGCGCCATCGACATGATCTTCATCGCCCGCGCGCTGGAACGCATCGGCGACCATGCCAAGAACATGTCCGAACGCGTGATCTACATGGTCAAGGGCGCCGACGTGCGCCACACCGGTGTGAAGAACACCGAGCGCCTGGCGCGCGGCGAAGAAGACACGGAAGAGTAA